In the genome of Cyclopterus lumpus isolate fCycLum1 chromosome 19, fCycLum1.pri, whole genome shotgun sequence, one region contains:
- the si:dkey-197c15.6 gene encoding putative nuclease HARBI1 codes for MAFALPVWLAVQEELLRHDGAAPSSFDDFDDDALFQMFHLTRPCIAFITDAVCIRMKTVAMNKPALSVDAAVMVALNYYAHGVSSTDVLQRLGSSQADFPALICTLSAVIAGMADQFISFPLLRDAKANVACSIRRVCGIPNVLGVLAPAHFKIRASPYEKETFRSFVNTLGYTSVVSQFICDSDGNILSVEKCCVGSTFEQELWDSSFKGREMEEELHGPYWVIGGNGYHLSNHVLTPVAEPANDNETRFNEAHTKIHNVMRTTLGSMKRRFRCLMQLGFAQECSLDKKANIIKACSVLHNIAKKFSVAPPPVAGKIEPLHPGKKHSVQVTVNPEALQARRELIHRNFSIAVTSKHPPSKGIMVDDA; via the exons ATGGCCTTCGCTCTGCCGGTGTGGCTCGCGGTCCAGGAGGAGCTCCTCAGACACGACGGAGCGGCTCCGAGCAGTTTCGACGACTTCGACGACGACGCTTTGTTCCAGATGTTCCACCTCACCAGACCCTGCATCGCTTTCATCACAGACGCAGTCTGCATCCGCATGAAGACCGTCGCTATGAATAAACCCGCACTGTCAGTGGACGCGGCGGTCATGGTGGCGCTAAACTATTACGCACACGGCGTTTCCTCCACCGACGTCCTGCAGAGACTCGGCTCGAGCCAGGCGGACTTCCCGGCGCTCATCTGCACGCTCTCCGCAGTCATCGCGGGTATGGCCGATCAGTTCATCTCATTTCCGCTGCTCCGGGATGCCAAAGCCAATGTCGCCTGCAGTATCAGGAGAGTCTGCGGGATCCCCAACGTGCTGGGCGTCTTGGCTCCAGCTCACTTCAAGATACGAGCTTCTCCGTATGAGAAGGAGACGTTCCGGTCTTTTGTCAACACCCTGGGTTACACGTCGGTGGTGAGCCAGTTCATATGCGACTCCGACGGCAACATACTGAGTGTGGAAAAGTGCTGCGTGGGCAGCACGTTTGAGCAGGAGCTCTGGGACTCGTCGTTCAAAGGAAGGGAAATGGAGGAGGAACTGCACGGACCATATTGGGTTATTG GTGGAAACGGCTATCACTTAAGCAATCACGTCTTGACTCCTGTGGCAGAACCTGCAAATGACAATGAGACCCGCTTCAATGAGGCCCACACGAAGATCCACAACGTCATGCGGACGACGCTCGGCTCCATGAAGAGGCGCTTCAGGTGTCTGATGCAACTTGGTTTTGCACAAGAATGCTCTTTGGACAAAAAGGCCAACATTATCAAGGCGTGCAGTGTCCTGCACAACATCGCTAAGAAGTTCTCCGTCGCTCCCCCGCCTGTAGCCGGTAAAATTGAGCCCCTGCATCCAGGCAAGAAGCATTCAGTGCAAGTCACGGTCAACCCTGAGGCCCTACAAGCCAGACGGGAACTCATCCATCGTAACTTCTCTATTGCCGTCACTAGCAAGCACCCACCAAGTAAAGGCATCATGGTGGATGATGCGTGA